One window of the Podospora pseudopauciseta strain CBS 411.78 chromosome 4, whole genome shotgun sequence genome contains the following:
- the HET-E gene encoding Heterokaryon incompatibility NOD-like receptor E (COG:D; EggNog:ENOG503PCTP): protein MRLLERDDAGEIRLTKDLPSDKIPPYAILSHTWGPDEEEVSYKDLKDGRAVSKLGYNKIRFCADQAWRDGLKFFWVDTCCIDKSNSTELQEAINSMFRWYRDAAKCYVYLTDVSTYERHADGDPSWKLAFQKCNWFTRGWTLQELIAPTSVEFFSREKARIGDRNSLEGMIHNVTGIPLEALRGSPLSDFSVHDRMAWMKQRNTTREEDMAYSLFGIFDVHLPLIYGEGKEKALERLREKIGKDDGCLADLRVTDPRHDKKRIEAAKGGLLKDSYCWVLSNVQFQQWHDGDDQRLLWIKGDPGKGKTMLLCGIIDELKKSTPPGLLSFFFCQATDSRINNATAVLRGLIYLLVSQQPALISHVRRPYDHAGKKMFEDPNVWIVLCEIFTSILEDPGLRMTYLIIDALDECVTDLPQLLELITRTSCTSSPIKWIISSRNWPDIEEQLETATQKARLSLELNAECISTAVNAFIQNRIDQLAPKTKHDANMIGKIQDYLHSNANGTFLWVALVCQALADPKVKKRHILAKLQTFPRGLDSLYARMLEQIGHSEDAELCKQILAVAAAVRRPIRLDELASLIEMPDDVSDDPESLEEIVKICGSFLIIRERTIYFVHQSAKDFLFGTASDKASNKASQEAFKLVFPTGIEDVSYIIFWRSLNVMSQKLRRDIYCLNAPGFLIDNVRVPDPDPLATVRYSCIYWIDHLRDLVSSTSSKWVHLLQDDGDIHRFLTTKYLYWLEALSLLRALPEGINAIRQLESLLGHTIRGRLIAIVRDAYRFALSYRMIIEKAPLQAYTSALVFAPTNSIIKKFFKKEEPGWISTISVVEAEWNACTQTLEGHGDRVWSVVFSPDGQRVASGSSDNTIKIWDAVSGTCTQTLEGHGHWVRSVAFSPDGQRVASGSDDNTIKIWDAVSGTCTQTLEGHGYWVQSVVFSPDGQRVASGSSDHTIKIWDAASGACTQTLEGHGSWVFSVTFSPDGQRVASGSDDNTIKIWDAVSGTCTQTFEGHGGWVQSVMFSPDGQRVASGSSDHTIKIWDAASGTCTQTLEGHGHWVQSVAFSPDGQRVASGSDDKTIKIWDAASGTCTQTLEGHGNWVHSVMFSPDDQRVASGSSDHTIKIWDAVSGTCTQTLKGHGDLVQSVAFSPDGQRVASGSNDTTIKIWDAVSGTCTQTLEGHGHWVRSVAFSPDGQRVASGSDDNTTKIWDAVSGTCTQTLEGHDGSIQSVAFSPDGQRVASGSSDKIIKIWDAVSGTCTQTLEGHGHWVRSVVFSPDGQRVASGSSDNTIKIWDTASGTCTQTLKGHGDRVRSVAFSPDGQRVASGSDDKTIKIWDAASGTCTQTINVDLAATYLSFDHTNAYINTNIGRIQIATATMESPNQLSSPVCYSYGLGQDYRWIICNNQNVLWLPPEYHASAFAIQGRKMVLSCYLGRVIIFLFSRDI, encoded by the exons ATGCGTCTCCTGGAACGTGATGATGCCGGCGAGATCCGCCTGACGAAGGACCTGCCCAGCGACAAGATTCCACCATATGCGATTCTTTCACACACATGGGGGcccgatgaggaggaagtcaGCTACAAAGATTTAAAGGACGGCAGAGCCGTAAGCAAACTCGGCTACAACAAGATCCGGTTTTGCGCAGATCAAGCTTGGCGTGACGGGCTGAAATTCTTCTGGGTAGACACATGCTGTATCGATAAGTCCAACAGCACTGAGCTTCAGGAGGCGATCAACTCTATGTTCAGGTGGTATCGCGATGCGGCTAAGTGCTATGTCTATCTTACAGACGTCTCAACATACGAGCGACACGCCGACGGCGATCCTAGTTGGAAATTGGCTTTTCAGAAATGCAACTGGTTTACTCGAGGATGGACCCTCCAAGAGCTTATTGCCCCGACATCAGTCGAGTTCTTTTCAAGGGAGAAGGCGCGTATCGGAGACAGGAACTCTCTAGAGGGAATGATCCACAACGTAACGGGAATTCCCCTCGAGGCCCTCCGAGGTAGTCCTTTGTCTGATTTCAGTGTCCATGACCGAATGGCATGGATGAAGCAACGCAATACAACACGTGAAGAAGACATGGCATACTCGCTTTTCGGTATCTTCGACGTCCATCTGCCTCTTATCTACGGTgaaggaaaagagaaggCCCTTGAGCGGTTGCGAGAGAAGATTGGGAAGGATGACGGCTGTCTGGCCGACCTGCGTGTCACCGACCCTCGCCACGATAAGAAGCGGATCGAAGCTGCCAAGGGCGGCCTCCTGAAAGACTCCTACTGTTGGGTTCTCAGCAACGTCCAATTCCAACAATGGCACGACGGTGACGATCAACGGCTGCTCTGGATCAAAGGCGACCCCGGCAAAGGCAAGACTATGTTGCTCTGCGGCATCATCGACGAATTAAAAAAGTCTACACCACCTGGCCTTctatccttcttcttttgccaAGCCACCGACTCGCGCATTAATAATGCCACTGCCGTCCTCCGCGGTTTAATCTACCTTCTTGTcagccaacaaccagcaCTCATCTCACACGTACGACGACCTTATGATCATGCAGGAAAAAAGATGTTTGAGGATCCTAACGTATGGATTGTCCTGTGTGAGATCTTTACTAGCATTCTAGAAGATCCCGGCTTGAGAATGACATATTTGATCATCGACGCGCTTGATGAATGCGTGACAGACTTGCCGCAGCTTCTCGAGCTGATCACCCGGACCTCATgcacatcctccccaatcaAGTGGATCATCTCGAGTCGCAATTGGCCAGATATCGAAGAGCAATTGGAAACAGCTACGCAGAAAGCGAGGCTAAGCCTCGAGCTCAACGCCGAATGTATCTCTACTGCTGTCAACGCATTTATCCAAAACAGGATAGATCAACTGGCACCGAAAACGAAACACGATGCCAACATGATAGGCAAGATTCAGGATTACTTACACTCCAACGCAAATGGCACGTTTCTGTGGGTGGCGTTGGTCTGCCAGGCGCTCGCGGATCCGAAGGTTAAGAAGCGGCATATATTAGCAAAGTTACAGACATTTCCGCGCGGACTAGACTCTTTATATGCGCGGATGCTAGAGCAGATTGGCCATTCCGAGGATGCAGAGCTTTGCAAGCAGATTCTTGCCGTCGCCGCAGCCGTTCGCCGACCTATCCGCCTTGATGAACTTGCCTCTCTTATTGAGATGCCGGATGACGTTTCCGATGATCCGGAGTCCTTGGAAGAGATTGTTAAGATTTGCGGCTCGTTCTTGATCATCCGAGAACGAACGATCTATTTCGTCCACCAATCGGCCAAGGACTTTCTCTTCGGCACGGCTTCGGACAAAGCCTCCAACAAAGCTTCTCAAGAAGCTTTCAAGCTGGTTTTCCCTACTGGGATAGAGGATGTGAGCTATATCATCTTCTGGAGGTCACTGAATGTTATGTCTCAGAAGCTGCGACGAGACATATACTGCTTAAATGCACCGGGATTCTTGATTGACAACGTCCGAGTGCCAGACCCGGACCCGCTAGCAACGGTACGATATTCATGCATCTACTGGATTGACCATTTACGTGATTTGGTCTCTAGCACAAGCTCAAAATGGGTCCATCTTCTacaagatgatggggataTCCACAGATTCCTTACAACGAAGTATCTTTACTGGCTTGAAGCTCTTAGTCTACTCCGAGCTTTACCAGAGGGCATCAATGCCATACGACAGTTAGAGAGCTTATTG GGACATACCATTCGAGGGAGGTTAATAGCTATCGTCCGGGATGCATATCGGTTTGCGCTGTCCTACAGGATGATAATTGAGAAAGCCCCTCTTCAAGCATACACATCAGCCCTTGTATTCGCACCGACTAACAGTATCATAAAGAAATTCttcaagaaggaagagccTGGCTGGATTAGCACAATATCAGTTGTAGAAGCGGAATGGAATGCCTGTACACAGACGTtagagggccatggcgaccGGGTCTGGTCAGTCGTGTTCTCGCCGGACGGCCAGCGAGTGGCATCGGGCTCGAgcgacaacaccatcaagatctgggatgcggTATCGGGGACCTGTACACAGACGTTAGAGGGCCATGGCCACTGGGTCCGGTCGGTCGCGTTCTCGCCGGACGGCCAGCGCGTGGCATCGGGCTCggacgacaacaccatcaagatctgggatgcggTATCGGGGACCTGTACACAGACGTTAGAGGGCCATGGCTACTGGGTCCAGTCGGTCGTGTTCTCGCCGGACGGCCAGCGCGTGGCATCGGGCTCGAGCgaccacaccatcaagatctgggatgcggcATCGGGGGCCTGCACACAGACGTTAGAGGGCCATGGTAGCTGGGTCTTCTCGGTTACGTTCTCGCCGGACGGCCAGCGCGTGGCATCGGGCTCggacgacaacaccatcaagatctgggatgcggTATCGGGGACCTGTACACAGACGttcgagggccatggcggctGGGTCCAGTCGGTCATGTTCTCGCCGGATGGCCAGCGCGTGGCATCGGGCTCGAGCgaccacaccatcaagatctgggatgcggcATCGGGGACCTGCACACAGACGTTAGAGGGCCATGGCCACTGGGTCCAGTCGGTCGCGTTCTCGCCGGACGGCCAGCGCGTGGCATCGGGCTCGGACGACAagaccatcaagatctgggatgcggcATCGGGGACCTGCACACAGACGTTAGAGGGCCATGGCAACTGGGTCCACTCGGTCATGTTCTCGCCGGATGACCAGCGCGTGGCATCGGGCTCGAGCgaccacaccatcaagatctgggatgcggTATCGGGGACCTGTACACAGACGTTAAAGGGCCATGGCGACTTGGTCCAGTCGGTCGCGTTCTCGCCGGATGGCCAGCGAGTGGCATCGGGCTCGAACGACAcgaccatcaagatctgggatgcggTATCGGGGACCTGTACACAGACGTTAGAGGGCCATGGCCACTGGGTCCGGTCGGTCGCGTTCTCGCCGGACGGCCAGCGCGTGGCATCGGGCTCggacgacaacaccaccaagatctgggatgcggTATCGGGGACCTGTACACAGACGTTAGAGGGCCATGACGGCAGTATCCAGTCGGTCGCGTTCTCGCCGGACGGCCAGCGCGTGGCATCGGGCTCGAGCGACAAGatcatcaagatctgggatgcggTATCGGGGACCTGTACACAGACattagagggccatggcCACTGGGTCCGGTCGGTCGTGTTCTCGCCGGACGGCCAGCGAGTGGCATCGGGCTCGAGCGACAACACCATTAAGATCTGGGATACGGCATCGGGGACCTGTACACAGACGTTAAAGGGCCATGGCGACCGGGTCCGGTCGGTCGCATTCTCGCCGGACGGCCAGCGCGTGGCATCGGGCTCGGACGACAAGACtatcaagatctgggatgcggcATCGGGAACCTGCACACAGACGATAAATGTTGATTTAGCTGCTACCTATCTATCGTTCGACCATACTAACGCTTACATCAATACGAATATCGGGCGTATCCAAATAGCTACGGCTACTATGGAAAGTCCAAATCAGCTTAGTAGTCCGGTATGTTATTCGTATGGTTTAGGACAAGATTACCGCTGGATTATTTGTAATAACCAGAACGTGTTATGGTTACCACCAGAATATCATGCAAGCGCTTTTGCTATACAAGGACGCAAAATGGTTCTTAGCTGTTATTTAGGACGTgttataatatttttattttctcgagatatttaa
- a CDS encoding hypothetical protein (COG:L; EggNog:ENOG503P2A7), whose amino-acid sequence MSRIEENAPRNMSTSASVQNPNNERNLLIPSENMSTDTLDSGNLIDTATAMSALVDIFDGQPTTPPSLYIDLEGVNLSRHGTISILQICVLPRRQAYLADIHILGEKAFCAPSSATGRTFKDILESETIPKVFFDVRNDSDALFSHFQTRLAGVQDLQLMELATRTFPRRFVCGLARCIERDVSLSATEKSPWLATKERGTRLFAPERGGSYQVFNERPLHVEIRLYCVQDVHLLPRLWAHYDGKLTGVWEGRVREASRDRVALSQTPGFNGKGQHMALAPAGWSWL is encoded by the exons ATGTCTCGAATCGAGGAGAATGCG CCAAGAAACATGTCGACTTCTGCCTCTGTTCAGAATCCGAACAACGAGCGAAACCTGCTGATACCCTCGGAAAACATGAGTACCGACACCCTAGATTCCGGCAATCTCATCGACACCGCTACGGCCATGTCCGCTCTCGTGGATATCTTTGACGGCCAGCCTACTACGCCGCCCTCCCTCTACATCGACCTCGAGGGAGTCAACCTTTCTAGACACGGCACTATATCCATTCTTCAGATCTGCGTTCTGCCCCGTCGCCAGGCATACCTCGCCgacatccacatcctcgGTGAAAAAGCGTTCTGCGCCCCCAGTTCGGCCACAGGTCGTACCTTCAAGGACATCCTAGAGTCAGAGACCATCCCCAAGGTCTTCTTCGACGTCCGAAACGACTCAGATGCGCTGTTCAGCCACTTCCAGACCCGTCTCGCCGGCGTCCAAGACCTGCAACTGATGGAACTCGCCACGCGCACGTTCCCGCGGAGGTTCGTCTGCGGGCTGGCCCGGTGCATCGAGCGCGATGTCTCTCTGAGCGCAACGGAGAAGAGTCCCTGGCTGGCCACCAAGGAGCGAGGCACCAGGCTTTTTGCGCCCGAGCGTGGGGGAAGTTACCAGGTTTTCAATGAGCGGCCTCTCCATGTGGAAATCCGGCTCTACTGCGTTCAAGAtgtccatctcctccctaGGTTGTGGGCGCACTATGACGGTAAGCTCACAGGAGTTTGGGAAGGGAGAGTGCGTGAGGCTTCGCGGGATAGAGTGGCACTGTCTCAGACGCCTGGCTTCAACGGCAAAGGACAGCATATGGCACTGGCACCAGCTGGTTGGTCTTGGCTGTAA